Proteins from one Actinobacillus delphinicola genomic window:
- a CDS encoding (2Fe-2S)-binding protein: MITVSMTINNKKVGPIEVPASLKMIEFLHEYLSLTGTKFGCGAGICHACTIIVDEKDGTSHTMRTCINGVGDFNGKVLRTIEGHAKRNALGQITALSPVQETFIKHFSFQCGWCTSGFVNEATVLVEDLKKNPIEKDQIEARIEDALKDHICRCTGYRKYYVGLRDLILSQGGLVK, from the coding sequence ATGATTACTGTATCAATGACAATTAACAATAAAAAAGTAGGTCCAATTGAAGTACCTGCAAGTTTAAAAATGATTGAATTTTTGCATGAATATCTTTCGCTTACTGGCACAAAATTTGGTTGCGGTGCGGGAATTTGTCATGCTTGTACCATTATTGTCGATGAAAAAGATGGCACATCACACACAATGCGAACTTGTATTAATGGTGTGGGTGACTTTAACGGTAAAGTACTTCGAACAATTGAAGGTCATGCAAAACGTAACGCACTTGGACAAATTACAGCATTAAGCCCAGTGCAAGAAACTTTTATTAAACACTTTTCCTTCCAATGCGGTTGGTGTACTTCAGGCTTTGTCAATGAAGCAACCGTATTAGTGGAAGATCTTAAGAAAAATCCGATCGAAAAAGATCAAATTGAAGCACGCATTGAAGATGCGTTAAAAGATCATATTTGCCGCTGTACTGGTTATCGCAAATATTATGTTGGTCTGCGTGATTTAATTCTTTCACAGGGGGGATTAGTAAAATGA
- a CDS encoding cytochrome c: MKKILTLSMLGLASVSAFAQPSPQANDKNENLALIARGAYLSAAGDCEGCHTIPTGQTYGGGRAFPTPFGTIYSTNISSDKTYGIGNYTYQEFVDAVQKGVSPHGNLYPAMPYASYQKISPADMKALYAYFMQTKPATQKNRENDVMFPANIRFGLKFWNWLEVKDSPFKVTPGKSETWNRGKYLVEGLGHCGECHTPRNFLMGSETNKALQGNVIDGVNAPNITAQRLKEEGWDAKQLTDFLATGKSAKGTAFGEMFIVEKHSLTQLSKADIDAMVTYLLDGDTTIRNRKIPLTFTAAQQAMPGYGTYMAKCSGCHGNRGEGIPNLAPPLQGNATLANPNIYNTVEVIMNGINAQRYNRNQAYYAMPSYPKMDSKTMADLITFLHQAMTDQTSTVTQQQVESVMQKVNKS, translated from the coding sequence ATGAAAAAAATCTTAACGCTTAGCATGCTTGGGCTTGCCAGTGTGAGTGCATTTGCACAACCTTCGCCGCAAGCAAATGATAAAAATGAAAATCTCGCACTTATTGCGCGTGGGGCTTACCTTTCAGCAGCTGGTGACTGTGAAGGTTGTCATACCATTCCGACAGGACAAACTTATGGTGGCGGTCGAGCATTCCCTACACCTTTCGGTACTATTTACTCAACCAATATCAGTAGTGACAAAACTTACGGCATCGGTAATTATACTTACCAAGAATTTGTGGATGCCGTCCAAAAAGGCGTTTCACCGCATGGTAATCTTTATCCTGCAATGCCATATGCATCGTACCAAAAAATTAGTCCAGCAGATATGAAAGCACTTTATGCTTATTTTATGCAGACGAAACCAGCCACTCAAAAAAACCGTGAAAATGATGTCATGTTTCCAGCAAACATTCGCTTCGGTTTAAAATTTTGGAACTGGCTTGAAGTGAAAGATTCACCATTTAAAGTAACGCCTGGTAAATCAGAGACGTGGAATCGTGGTAAATATTTGGTAGAAGGCTTAGGACACTGTGGCGAATGTCATACTCCACGTAATTTCCTAATGGGTTCTGAAACCAATAAAGCATTGCAAGGTAATGTTATTGATGGTGTGAATGCGCCAAATATTACCGCACAACGCTTAAAAGAAGAAGGTTGGGACGCAAAACAACTGACTGATTTCCTCGCAACAGGAAAATCAGCGAAAGGAACTGCTTTTGGTGAAATGTTTATTGTTGAAAAACACAGCCTAACCCAGCTTAGCAAGGCAGATATTGATGCGATGGTCACTTATCTACTTGATGGTGATACAACAATTCGTAATCGCAAAATTCCGCTTACCTTTACCGCTGCCCAGCAAGCAATGCCAGGCTATGGCACCTATATGGCAAAATGTTCTGGTTGTCATGGTAACCGTGGTGAGGGAATCCCAAATCTTGCACCGCCACTACAAGGCAACGCAACGCTTGCGAATCCAAATATCTATAACACGGTTGAAGTGATTATGAATGGCATCAATGCCCAACGCTATAATCGTAATCAAGCTTACTATGCAATGCCAAGCTATCCGAAAATGGATAGTAAAACTATGGCAGATTTAATCACATTCTTGCATCAGGCAATGACGGATCAAACGAGTACAGTTACTCAACAACAAGTCGAAAGCGTCATGCAAAAAGTAAATAAATCTTAA
- the mutT gene encoding 8-oxo-dGTP diphosphatase MutT, which translates to MADKPRVQVAAGIIRNALGQIYLTERLEGKDFAQALEFPGGKVKNDETPRQALDRELEEEIGIQVLKAELFEQFVYDYPHKIIEFYFYLVDEWVNEPFGREGQVGMWVNQQDLDAGSFPPANYDLIQKLRQLA; encoded by the coding sequence ATGGCAGACAAGCCACGTGTGCAGGTTGCGGCAGGGATTATCCGTAATGCACTTGGACAAATTTATCTTACCGAACGTTTAGAAGGCAAAGATTTTGCACAAGCCTTAGAATTTCCAGGCGGTAAGGTAAAAAATGACGAAACACCACGTCAGGCTTTAGATCGAGAATTAGAAGAAGAAATTGGTATTCAAGTTTTAAAAGCCGAGCTTTTTGAGCAATTTGTTTATGACTATCCGCATAAAATTATTGAGTTTTATTTTTATTTAGTCGATGAATGGGTGAATGAGCCTTTTGGGCGTGAGGGGCAAGTTGGAATGTGGGTAAATCAGCAGGATCTGGATGCAGGAAGTTTTCCCCCTGCGAACTATGATTTGATTCAAAAATTGCGCCAATTGGCATAA